Proteins found in one Miscanthus floridulus cultivar M001 chromosome 4, ASM1932011v1, whole genome shotgun sequence genomic segment:
- the LOC136547988 gene encoding secreted RxLR effector protein 161-like, giving the protein MADCNAAKFPMDPGAKLDADKQGERTDATRYRRIIGCLRYLLHSRPDLSFSVGVASRFMEKPTVKHFNAVKQILRYLKGTLNFGLVYTQEMKQEVLVGYTDSDSGGDVVGRRSTGGMAFYLNDALITWNSHKEKIVALSSCEAEFMAATAAAKQALWLRNLLGEITVTEPRAVTLFVDNNSAIALMKNPVFHGRSKHIDVKFHFIRECVERGQINVKKVNTLDQKADALTKPMSAIKLSVMRHLLGVREIEDQ; this is encoded by the coding sequence ATGGCTGATTGTAATGCAGCAAAGTTCCCTATGGATCCTGGTGCAAAGCTGGATGCAGATAAGCAAGGGGAGAGGACAGATGCAACTAGATACAGGAGAATCATTGGATGCCTTAGATATCTGTTGCACTCTAGGCCTGACCTATCTTTCTCTGTTGGTGTGGCAAGTAGGTTTATGGAAAAACCTACTGTCAAGCATTTCAATGCAGTGAAGCAAATCCTGAGGTACTTGAAGGGGACACTGAACTTTGGTTTGGTGTACACTCAGGAGATGAAGCAGGAGGTGTTGGTGGGTTACACTGACAGTGACAGTGGAGGAGATGTTGTGGGGAGGAGAAGTACAGGTGGCATGGCTTTCTATCTCAATGATGCATTGATCACCTGGAATTCCCACAAGGAGAAGATAGTAGCACTGTCATCCTGTGAAGCTGAATTCATGGCAGCAACTGCAGCTGCCAAGCAAGCTTTGTGGCTTAGAAATTTGTTGGGAGAAATCACAGTAACAGAACCAAGGGCAGTGACTTTGTTTGTGGATAACAACTCAGCCATTGCATTAATGAAGAACCCTGTGTTTCATGGCCGCAGCAAACACATAGATGTTAAGTTTCACTTCATCAGAGAATGTGTAGAGCGTGGTCAAATCAATGTGAAGAAGGTGAACACTCTTGATCAGAAAGCAGATGCACTGACAAAGCCTATGTCTGCAATCAAGCTATCTGTGATGAGACACTTACTCGGTGTCA